In Mastacembelus armatus chromosome 5, fMasArm1.2, whole genome shotgun sequence, a single genomic region encodes these proteins:
- the nucks1a gene encoding nuclear ubiquitous casein and cyclin-dependent kinase substrate 1a yields the protein MSRPVRNRKVVNYSQFNESDDADEEYGDDKPKKVRTAPREPKHKHSKNSQDDSEDSDDKLSKSKNDSADDFGSDDEDNDFGEEEDEDGGSDYEEKRGKKGKKAEVKKPGKRGPKRKRAADDSDDDREVSRKRTVRQAASKAVSKQREILLGDGGSEDEEHEDQEESYMDPDESGSDEDFMVEDDDDSDYGHSRKRSKKVIRRGRTDKKEKKSPKPRLKATVTPSPMKGKGKGRPSTKALEKSSPKEEEEDPESPLEEEEEEEEDEKKETSPAPKTTKEAAGGDEEEEDEEEEDGSEEEAPSGED from the exons ATGTCAAGACCAGTGAG GAACAGGAAAGTGGTGAACTACTCACAATTCAACGAGTCTGACGATGCAG ATGAGGAGTATGGTGACGATAAGCCCAAGAAGGTGCGCACAGCCCCTCGTGAGCCCAAGCACAAGCACTCAAAGAACTCACAGGATGACAG TGAGGACTCTGATGACAAGCTTTCTAAATCCAAAAACGATTCAGCAG ATGACTTTGGCAGCGATGATGAAGACAATGATTttggagaggaagaggatgaagatggAGGAAGCGACtatgaagaaaaaagagggaaaaagggaaagaaagctGAGGTGAAGAAACCAGGCAAGAGGGGGCCGAAGAGAAAACGGGCTGCAG atgacagtgatgatgacAGGGAAGTGAGTCGAAAGCGTACAGTGCGCCAGGCAGCCTCCAAAGCTGTGTCCAAACAGAGGGAGATCCTGCTGGGTGATGGTGGCAGCGAGGATGAGGAGCACGAAGACCAAGAGGAATCCTACATGGACC CTGATGAGTCAGGCAGCGATGAGGACTTCATGgtggaggatgatgatgacagtgacTATGGTCACTCCAGGAAGAGAAGCAAGAAGGTGATTCGACGGGGACGGACGGacaagaaggagaagaaaagcCCCAAACCCCGACTAAAGGCCACAG TGACCCCCAGCCCAATGAAAGGAAAGGGGAAAGGGCGCCCGAGCACCAAGGCCCTGGAGAAAAGCTCACccaaagaggaggaagaggacccTGAGAGTCccctggaggaggaagaggaagaggaagaggatgagaagaaaGAGACCTCCCCTGCCCCCAAGACGACAAAGGAGGCTGCTGGAGgagatgaggaagaagaagacgaagaggaggaggacggcTCAGAAGAGGAGGCACCCTCTGGAGAAGACTAG